The region CCTTTTTAAGGGGGATTTAGGGGGATCTAATCTGGGCTATAATCACCAGTTTTTGGCTTAAGTTGACACTAATGTGGGTTTCCCTGCCCCTACTGACACCTGACACCTGACACCTGATACCTCAAGTTAAGGCATAATATAAGATCAAACATGAATCTTCTTTTGATCCCCGAAAACAATCAAGGTTTAGAAAAAAAGCAATGATATTTTCTGAGTCTTCCCGATACCGAATTCATAACTATTCCCATTACGGGTTCACAAGCGATACGCATTTGGAAACGCTGTCTCCAAGTAATATCGTACCCATTGTGATCGAGCAGTCGGGTATGGGGGAACGGGCTTTTGACCTTTATTCCCGTCTGCTGAGAGAACGGATTATTTTTCTGGGAACACCCATTGATGATGATGTGGCCAATGCCCTCACAGCCCAGATGTTGTTCTTGGAAGCTGAAGACCCAGAAAAAGATATCCAAGTTTACATTAACTCTCCGGGAGGTTCTGTCACCGCCGGGATGGCGATTCTTGATACCATGCAGCAAATCCGCCCGGATATCGTTACCATCTGTTATGGATTAGCCGCGAGTATGGGAGCATTTCTGTTATCAGCAGGAACCCCTGGTAAACGGATGTCTCTGCCCAGTTCT is a window of Planktothrix serta PCC 8927 DNA encoding:
- the clpP gene encoding ATP-dependent Clp endopeptidase proteolytic subunit ClpP; translated protein: MIFSESSRYRIHNYSHYGFTSDTHLETLSPSNIVPIVIEQSGMGERAFDLYSRLLRERIIFLGTPIDDDVANALTAQMLFLEAEDPEKDIQVYINSPGGSVTAGMAILDTMQQIRPDIVTICYGLAASMGAFLLSAGTPGKRMSLPSSRIMIHQPLGGAQGQAVDIEIQAKEILYHKRILNELLAEHTGQPIERIQDDTERDFYMSAEDAKEYGLIDKVISSTQSLPIPGESVPAT